The Arachis hypogaea cultivar Tifrunner chromosome 16, arahy.Tifrunner.gnm2.J5K5, whole genome shotgun sequence genome contains a region encoding:
- the LOC112805943 gene encoding pectinesterase inhibitor-like: MAHSILTLPLLFLSFTMFSSSLLCSARTVKISDVCSKHPNPYNCNNILNSVPGASLGADLNSLSKYVITSAHVYAFDTITLVHNLTRSINDKQLKQRYQACSMDYDDVLLSLTQAQQSFVSGDYKGMKSNGQTALKDVQDCDWKPGNDQSDLPNKNKYLEDVINIIIVFADFLAGVY; the protein is encoded by the coding sequence atggcaCATTCCATTCTTACCCTTCCACTATTATTTCTCTCTTTCACTATGTTTTCATCATCATTACTATGTTCAGCAAGAACAGTTAAAATCTCTGACGTTTGTTCCAAACACCCAAACCCTTATAACTGTAACAACATCTTGAATTCCGTACCAGGTGCTTCATTAGGTGCTGATCTTAATAGCCTTTCAAAATATGTAATAACCTCAGCACATGTTTATGCCTTTGATACCATAACCCTAGTTCATAATCTCACTAGGAGTATTAATGACAAACAATTGAAACAACGTTACCAAGCTTGTTCCATGGACTATGATGATGTCTTGCTTTCTCTAACACAAGCTCAACAATCTTTTGTCAGTGGAGATTACAAGGGCATGAAGTCAAATGGTCAAACGGCTTTGAAAGATGTTCAAGATTGTGATTGGAAGCCAGGCAATGATCAATCGGATCTACCTAATAAGAACAAGTATTTGGAAGATGTtatcaatattattattgtttttgctgATTTTCTAGCAGGGGTTTATTAG
- the LOC112697613 gene encoding protein GLUTAMINE DUMPER 1, whose protein sequence is MRPISKTSTTSTTTTTKLAPMATPTKIGNTSNYSSPWHTPIPYLFGGLAAMFGLIFFALLVLACSYYCKLFAQQQQNGDNNNNNVGDLEKDCDETRRNETFKAYEEKVLVIMAGNEKPTFLATPVFPNYGKQLICQDCGSKIEAFDEVSDNVSEKDHIINKDNRVDNVVVHVAAAATTTLPQENQEREQEENQ, encoded by the coding sequence atgagaCCTATTTCCAAAACAAGCACCACCagcactactactactactaaatTAGCACCTATGGCAACACCAACAAAAATTGGTAACACTAGTAATTACTCATCACCATGGCACACACCAATTCCTTACCTCTTTGGAGGCCTTGCTGCCATGTTTGGCCTCATTTTCTTTGCTCTATTGGTGCTTGCTTGCTCTTATTATTGCAAACTCTTtgctcaacaacaacaaaatggtgacaacaataacaacaatgttGGAGATTTGGAGAAAGATTGTGATGAAACTCGCAGGAACGAAACCTTTAAGGCCTATGAGGAGAAGGTGTTGGTGATCATGGCTGGCAATGAAAAACCAACCTTCTTGGCCACCCCAGTTTTTCCAAACTATGGAAAACAACTTATTTGTCAGGATTGTGGCTCAAAGATTGAAGCTTTTGATGAGGTTTCTGATAATGTGTCTGAAAAAGACCACATCATCAACAAGGACAACCGTGTCGACAACGTTGTTGTCCATGTTGCTGCAGCTGCTACTACTACTCTGCCACAAGAGAATCAAGAACgtgaacaagaagaaaatcagtga